In Labeo rohita strain BAU-BD-2019 chromosome 16, IGBB_LRoh.1.0, whole genome shotgun sequence, one DNA window encodes the following:
- the mchr2a gene encoding melanin-concentrating hormone receptor 2, producing MQMMSAMVELEPVVWNFTLKLDNGTRANETLAGYPADEYYNIVHVTETKILPAFIGFLCSTGLVGNILVLVTILRSAKKTVPDVYVGNLAVADLVHVTVMPFLIHQWARGGHWVFGSTLCTIITSLDNCNQVACAAVMTAMSLDRYLALVHPFRLLSLRTRSRTIRINLFVWAASFIMVLPAWVHAKVIRFRDGLESCSLNLVSPKEVLWYTLYQTVTSFFLPLPLILICYILILCYSWRMYRKNKKAHRYNTSLPRERVVRLTKMVLVLVAVFLVSVGPYHVLQLVNLSVPSPSLAYHTCYYLSVCLSYAASSINPFIYILLSGHFRHRLVCRDTPSMPSVEREIQAPRSSF from the exons ATGCAAATGATGAGCGCCATGGTGGAGTTGGAACCTGTTGTTTGGAACTTTACGCTCAAATTAGACAATGGAACGCGCGCTAATGAGACACTAGCAGGATATCCAGCAGATGAGTATTATAATATCGTTCACGTTACAGAAACCAAGATTCTCCCGGCATTTATTGGATTTTTGTGCTCAACCGGGCTTGTTGGAAATATTCTTGTTTTGGTGACGATTTTAAG GTCTGCCAAGAAGACAGTGCCAGATGTGTATGTGGGGAATCTGGCTGTGGCCGACCTGGTCCACGTGACGGTCATGCCGTTCCTGATTCACCAGTGGGCGCGTGGAGGGCACTGGGTGTTCGGCAGCACCCTCTGCACCATCATCACCTCTCTTGATAACTGCAACCAGGTGGCGTGCGCTGCAGTCATGACCGCTATGAGTCTGGACAG ATACCTGGCCCTTGTTCATCCATTTCGCCTGCTGAGTCTCAGGACCAGATCCAGGACGATCCGTATTAACCTGTTTGTGTGGGCAGCCTCTTTCATCATGGTTCTGCCTGCCTGGGTTCATGCCAAAGTGATCCGCTTCAGGGACGGGCTAGAGAGCTGTTCGCTGAACCTGGTCTCTCCCAAAGAAGTGCTCTG GTATACACTCTACCAGACTGTGACCTCCTTCTTCCTGCCATTACCTCTCATTCTCATCTGCTATATACTGATTCTCTGCTACTCCTGGAGAATGTATCGCAAGAACAAAAAGGCTCACAG GTATAACACCAGCTTGCCTCGGGAGCGCGTGGTCCGCCTCACAAAAATGGTCCTGGTTCTCGTAGCGGTTTTCCTGGTCAGTGTCGGGCCGTACCACGTCCTGCAGCTGGTTAACCTGAGCGTACCTAGCCCCTCATTAGCATACCACACCTGCTACTACCTGTCTGTGTGCTTGAGCTACGCCGCCAGCAGCATAAACCCCTTCATCTACATTCTGCTGAGCGGACACTTCCGCCACAGGCTGGTCTGCCGGGATACACCCAGCATGCCGAGTGTGGAACGGGAAATCCAAGCCCCCCGCTCAAGTTTTTAG